One genomic segment of Sminthopsis crassicaudata isolate SCR6 chromosome 4, ASM4859323v1, whole genome shotgun sequence includes these proteins:
- the LOC141566147 gene encoding phosphoglycerate kinase 1-like isoform X1 gives MYYFSLEIGCARTSRRSPSELPSTGASKEKMSLSQKLTLDKLDVKGKRVLMRVDFNVPMKNKEITNNQRIKAAIPSIQYCLDKGCKSVVLVSHLGRPDGIPMPDKFSLEPVAAELRSLLGKNVEFLKDCVGPEVEAACADPAEGSVFLLENLRFHVEEEGKGKDESGEKITADPAKVEAFRTSLSKLGDVYVNDAFGTAHRAHSSMVGVNLPQKACGFLMKKELEYFAKALENPVRPFLAILGGAKVADKIQLIDNMLDKVCEMIIGGGMAFTFLKVVCNMEIGNSLFDEEGAKIVKDLMAKAEKKGVKITLPVDFVTAESFDEHAKAGEATVESGIPAGWMGLDCGPQSSKKFAEVVARAKLIVWNGPVGVFEWETFAKGTKELMNNVVEATAKGCITIIGGGDTATCCAKWDTEDKVSHVSTGGGASLELLEGKVLPGVAALSNME, from the coding sequence atgtattatttttctcttgaaataGGCTGCGCCAGAACCAGCAGGAGAAGCCCCTCCGAGCTCCCCAGTACCGGTGCCTCCAAGGAGAAGATGTCTCTTTCCCAGAAGCTCACCTTGGACAAGCTAGACGTCAAGGGGAAGCGAGTCCTCATGAGGGTGGACTTCAATGTGCCCATGAAGAACAAGGAGATCACCAACAACCAGAGGATCAAGGCGGCCATCCCCAGCATCCAGTACTGCCTGGACAAAGGCTGCAAGTCAGTAGTGCTCGTGAGCCATCTGGGCCGGCCCGATGGCATCCCCATGCCTGACAAGTTCTCCCTGGAGCCCGTGGCGGCCGAGCTCAGGTCCTTACTGGGGAAGAACGTGGAGTTCCTGAAGGACTGTGTGGGGCCTGAGGTGGAAGCAGCCTGTGCAGACCCGGCCGAGGGCTCCGTCTTCTTGTTGGAGAATCTCCGCTTCCACgtggaagaagaagggaaaggcaagGATGAGTCTGGGGAAAAGATCACCGCCGATCCGGCCAAAGTGGAAGCTTTCCGGACTTCCCTTTCCAAGCTGGGAGACGTCTATGTCAACGATGCTTTCGGCACCGCTCACCGGGCCCACAGCTCCATGGTTGGGGTGAACCTGCCCCAGAAAGCGTGTGGCTTCCTCATGAAGAAGGAGCTGGAGTACTTCGCTAAAGCCCTCGAGAACCCCGTGAGACCCTTCCTGGCCATCTTAGGTGGCGCTAAAGTCGCTGACAAGATCCAGCTGATCGACAACATGCTGGACAAAGTCTGTGAGATGATCATTGGTGGTGGGATGGCTTTCACCTTCCTCAAAGTTGTCTGCAACATGGAGATCGGCAATTCCCTGTTTGACGAGGAGGGAGCCAAGATCGTGAAGGACCTGATGGCTAAGGCAGAGAAGAAGGGGGTGAAGATAACCCTCCCTGTTGACTTTGTCACTGCAGAAAGCTTCGATGAACATGCCAAAGCCGGAGAAGCCACCGTGGAGTCTGGCATACCCGCCGGGTGGATGGGTTTGGACTGCGGTCCTCAGAGCAGCAAAAAGTTTGCGGAAGTTGTGGCCCGGGCCAAGCTAATTGTGTGGAACGGTCCTGTTGGAGTGTTTGAGTGGGAGACCTTTGCCAAGGGAACCAAAGAGCTAATGAACAATGTGGTAGAGGCCACCGCGAAGGGCTGCATCACCATCATAGGCGGTGGGGATACTGCCACGTGCTGTGCCAAGTGGGACACTGAAGACAAGGTCAGCCACGTGAGCACCGGCGGTGGCGCCAGCCTAGAACTTCTGGAAGGCAAAGTCCTCCCTGGTGTGGCTGCCCTAAGCAATATGGAATAG
- the LOC141566147 gene encoding phosphoglycerate kinase 1-like isoform X2 translates to MSLSQKLTLDKLDVKGKRVLMRVDFNVPMKNKEITNNQRIKAAIPSIQYCLDKGCKSVVLVSHLGRPDGIPMPDKFSLEPVAAELRSLLGKNVEFLKDCVGPEVEAACADPAEGSVFLLENLRFHVEEEGKGKDESGEKITADPAKVEAFRTSLSKLGDVYVNDAFGTAHRAHSSMVGVNLPQKACGFLMKKELEYFAKALENPVRPFLAILGGAKVADKIQLIDNMLDKVCEMIIGGGMAFTFLKVVCNMEIGNSLFDEEGAKIVKDLMAKAEKKGVKITLPVDFVTAESFDEHAKAGEATVESGIPAGWMGLDCGPQSSKKFAEVVARAKLIVWNGPVGVFEWETFAKGTKELMNNVVEATAKGCITIIGGGDTATCCAKWDTEDKVSHVSTGGGASLELLEGKVLPGVAALSNME, encoded by the coding sequence ATGTCTCTTTCCCAGAAGCTCACCTTGGACAAGCTAGACGTCAAGGGGAAGCGAGTCCTCATGAGGGTGGACTTCAATGTGCCCATGAAGAACAAGGAGATCACCAACAACCAGAGGATCAAGGCGGCCATCCCCAGCATCCAGTACTGCCTGGACAAAGGCTGCAAGTCAGTAGTGCTCGTGAGCCATCTGGGCCGGCCCGATGGCATCCCCATGCCTGACAAGTTCTCCCTGGAGCCCGTGGCGGCCGAGCTCAGGTCCTTACTGGGGAAGAACGTGGAGTTCCTGAAGGACTGTGTGGGGCCTGAGGTGGAAGCAGCCTGTGCAGACCCGGCCGAGGGCTCCGTCTTCTTGTTGGAGAATCTCCGCTTCCACgtggaagaagaagggaaaggcaagGATGAGTCTGGGGAAAAGATCACCGCCGATCCGGCCAAAGTGGAAGCTTTCCGGACTTCCCTTTCCAAGCTGGGAGACGTCTATGTCAACGATGCTTTCGGCACCGCTCACCGGGCCCACAGCTCCATGGTTGGGGTGAACCTGCCCCAGAAAGCGTGTGGCTTCCTCATGAAGAAGGAGCTGGAGTACTTCGCTAAAGCCCTCGAGAACCCCGTGAGACCCTTCCTGGCCATCTTAGGTGGCGCTAAAGTCGCTGACAAGATCCAGCTGATCGACAACATGCTGGACAAAGTCTGTGAGATGATCATTGGTGGTGGGATGGCTTTCACCTTCCTCAAAGTTGTCTGCAACATGGAGATCGGCAATTCCCTGTTTGACGAGGAGGGAGCCAAGATCGTGAAGGACCTGATGGCTAAGGCAGAGAAGAAGGGGGTGAAGATAACCCTCCCTGTTGACTTTGTCACTGCAGAAAGCTTCGATGAACATGCCAAAGCCGGAGAAGCCACCGTGGAGTCTGGCATACCCGCCGGGTGGATGGGTTTGGACTGCGGTCCTCAGAGCAGCAAAAAGTTTGCGGAAGTTGTGGCCCGGGCCAAGCTAATTGTGTGGAACGGTCCTGTTGGAGTGTTTGAGTGGGAGACCTTTGCCAAGGGAACCAAAGAGCTAATGAACAATGTGGTAGAGGCCACCGCGAAGGGCTGCATCACCATCATAGGCGGTGGGGATACTGCCACGTGCTGTGCCAAGTGGGACACTGAAGACAAGGTCAGCCACGTGAGCACCGGCGGTGGCGCCAGCCTAGAACTTCTGGAAGGCAAAGTCCTCCCTGGTGTGGCTGCCCTAAGCAATATGGAATAG